The following are from one region of the Pectobacterium actinidiae genome:
- a CDS encoding YbjO family protein — protein sequence MTQRKVYAPVPVMVAGIAIIATRFLGILLLVWELGLSDLSGWIGSNAEAWDSTLVLLLSLMIVGVEIRCGFAVLAGVNWGRWGYVVCQTVVVCYLLLASFSEFMPAIFHISGENNAAVLHQLLLQKIPDFLVIVLLFLPRRSKRFFLRQK from the coding sequence ATGACACAACGCAAAGTTTATGCCCCGGTGCCGGTGATGGTGGCGGGGATTGCGATTATTGCTACCCGATTCCTGGGAATTTTGCTACTGGTGTGGGAGTTAGGGCTCAGCGATTTGAGCGGCTGGATTGGCAGCAACGCGGAAGCCTGGGATTCAACGCTGGTGTTATTACTATCGCTGATGATTGTCGGTGTTGAAATTCGCTGTGGTTTTGCCGTTTTGGCCGGTGTGAACTGGGGGCGATGGGGTTATGTGGTCTGTCAGACCGTTGTCGTGTGTTACCTGCTGCTGGCATCGTTCAGTGAATTTATGCCGGCGATATTTCATATCTCAGGAGAGAACAACGCTGCCGTGCTGCATCAACTCCTGCTGCAAAAGATCCCGGATTTTCTGGTGATTGTTTTACTGTTTCTGCCACGGCGCAGTAAGCGCTTTTTTCTGCGGCAGAAATAG
- a CDS encoding heavy metal-binding domain-containing protein produces the protein MQLSTTPNLEGFTITEYCGVVTGEAILGANIFRDFFASIRDVVGGRSGAYEKELRKARQIAFKELQEQAEDLGANAIVGIDLDYETVGKDGSMLMVTVSGTAVKVRR, from the coding sequence ATGCAATTATCCACTACGCCGAATCTGGAAGGCTTCACCATTACTGAATATTGTGGTGTTGTGACTGGCGAAGCCATTCTTGGCGCAAACATCTTCCGGGATTTTTTTGCCAGCATCCGCGATGTCGTTGGCGGCCGGTCTGGTGCCTATGAGAAGGAGCTACGTAAGGCGCGGCAGATTGCGTTCAAAGAGTTACAGGAGCAAGCCGAAGATTTAGGAGCGAACGCCATTGTGGGCATCGATCTTGACTATGAAACCGTCGGGAAGGACGGCAGTATGCTGATGGTGACCGTCAGCGGTACGGCGGTAAAGGTTCGCCGCTAG
- the artJ gene encoding arginine ABC transporter substrate-binding protein codes for MKKLIVAALFAVSAASAHAADTIRFATEASYPPFEFVDANNQIQGFDIDLANALCKEMQATCTFSNQAFDSLIPGLKFRRFEAVIAGMDITPERQQQVSFTQPYYDNSAQFIAQKGKVADIAALTGKRVGVQNGTTHQKYLMEKHSDIKTVPYDSYQNAVLDLKNGRLDAVFGDTAVVNEWLKQNDALATLGQKVTDKGYFGIGLGIAVRQNNDELLKKFDDALNKIKQDGTYETIYKKWFQQ; via the coding sequence ATGAAAAAGTTGATTGTTGCAGCCTTATTCGCCGTTAGTGCCGCCTCTGCTCATGCTGCGGACACCATCCGTTTCGCGACCGAAGCCTCCTACCCTCCGTTCGAATTTGTCGATGCCAATAACCAGATCCAAGGTTTTGATATCGATCTGGCTAATGCTCTGTGCAAAGAAATGCAGGCAACCTGTACGTTCAGCAATCAGGCATTTGACAGCCTGATCCCCGGCCTGAAATTCCGTCGTTTCGAAGCCGTCATCGCGGGAATGGATATTACGCCTGAACGTCAACAGCAGGTGTCATTCACCCAGCCTTACTATGACAACTCCGCTCAGTTTATTGCCCAGAAAGGGAAAGTTGCTGATATCGCCGCGCTGACAGGCAAACGCGTTGGGGTACAAAATGGTACCACCCACCAGAAGTATCTGATGGAAAAGCATAGCGATATCAAAACCGTCCCTTACGACAGCTATCAAAATGCGGTGCTGGATCTGAAAAATGGTCGTCTGGATGCCGTGTTTGGTGATACCGCTGTGGTCAACGAATGGTTGAAGCAGAACGATGCGCTGGCAACCCTTGGTCAGAAAGTGACAGATAAAGGTTACTTCGGTATCGGTCTGGGCATCGCCGTGCGCCAGAACAACGATGAGCTGCTGAAGAAATTCGACGATGCACTCAACAAAATTAAACAGGATGGCACTTACGAGACCATCTACAAAAAATGGTTCCAGCAGTAA
- the artQ gene encoding arginine ABC transporter permease ArtQ, producing the protein MIEFQPLASAAGMTVGLAVCALVLGLALAMLFAVWETVRWKAVSWTGTAVVTLLRGLPEILVVLFIYFGSSQLLMILADGFTLNLFIVQIPVKLDIGMFEISPFLCGVIALALLYAAYASQTLRGALKAVPQGQWESGQALGLSKSAIFFRLIMPQMWRHALPGLGNQWLVLLKDTALVSLISVNDLMLQTKSIATRTQEPFTWYVVAAAIYLIITLLSQYVLKRIELRTTRFERRPS; encoded by the coding sequence ATGATTGAATTTCAACCTCTTGCAAGCGCCGCCGGGATGACCGTCGGCCTTGCCGTTTGTGCACTGGTGCTCGGCCTCGCGCTGGCGATGCTGTTCGCCGTTTGGGAAACTGTCCGCTGGAAAGCCGTTAGCTGGACGGGAACCGCCGTCGTGACGCTGTTGCGCGGCCTGCCAGAAATTCTGGTCGTGCTGTTCATCTATTTCGGCTCTTCTCAGTTGTTAATGATATTGGCAGACGGCTTTACTCTGAATCTCTTCATCGTGCAGATTCCGGTCAAACTGGATATCGGCATGTTTGAAATCAGCCCATTCCTGTGCGGCGTGATTGCGCTGGCGCTGCTGTATGCTGCTTACGCATCCCAAACGCTACGCGGCGCGCTGAAAGCCGTCCCGCAAGGGCAATGGGAATCGGGTCAGGCGCTAGGGCTCAGTAAATCCGCAATCTTTTTCCGTCTGATCATGCCGCAAATGTGGCGTCACGCCCTGCCTGGATTAGGCAATCAGTGGCTGGTATTGCTGAAAGATACCGCGCTGGTGTCGCTGATCAGCGTGAACGATTTGATGCTGCAAACCAAAAGTATTGCGACACGGACGCAGGAGCCCTTCACCTGGTACGTTGTCGCGGCGGCGATCTATTTGATTATTACGCTGTTAAGTCAGTATGTGCTGAAACGCATTGAACTGCGCACTACGCGTTTTGAGCGGAGGCCTTCCTGA
- the artM gene encoding arginine ABC transporter permease ArtM: protein MLAYLPELVKGLHTSLTLTAVSIVVALVLSLLLTVVLTLKTPVISLLAKGYITLFTGTPLLVQIFLIYYGPGQFTSIQQIPWLWNLLSQPWLCAMVALALNSAAYTTQLFYGAVKAIPAGQWQSCAALGMDQKQTLRILLPFAFKRALSSYSNEVVLVFKSTSLAYTITLMEVMGYSQLMYGRTYDVMVFGAAGIIYLCVNGLLTLLMRWIERRSLAFERRN, encoded by the coding sequence ATGCTCGCTTATTTACCTGAGCTAGTAAAAGGCCTGCATACCAGCCTGACTTTAACGGCCGTTTCCATCGTCGTAGCGCTGGTGCTATCACTACTGCTGACTGTTGTGCTGACGCTCAAAACGCCTGTCATATCACTGTTGGCGAAAGGCTACATTACGCTGTTTACCGGTACACCGCTGCTGGTGCAAATCTTCCTGATTTACTACGGGCCCGGACAGTTTACTTCTATCCAGCAAATCCCTTGGCTATGGAACCTGCTTTCGCAGCCGTGGCTGTGTGCGATGGTGGCGCTGGCGCTCAACAGTGCAGCGTATACTACGCAGCTGTTCTATGGTGCGGTAAAAGCGATTCCTGCTGGACAGTGGCAATCCTGTGCGGCGTTGGGGATGGATCAGAAGCAAACATTACGCATTTTGCTGCCGTTTGCGTTTAAGCGTGCGCTGTCTTCTTATTCAAATGAAGTGGTGCTGGTGTTTAAGAGTACATCACTGGCTTACACCATCACGCTGATGGAAGTCATGGGCTACAGCCAACTGATGTACGGCCGGACGTATGACGTAATGGTGTTTGGTGCCGCAGGGATCATCTACTTGTGCGTCAACGGGTTACTAACGCTATTGATGCGCTGGATTGAGCGTCGCTCACTGGCATTCGAGCGCCGTAATTAA
- the potI gene encoding putrescine ABC transporter permease PotI: MNNLPVVRSPWRIVILVLCFTFLYAPMLMLVIYSFNSSKLVTVWAGWSARWYVELFHNTAMISAVLLSLTIAAASATMAVILGTIAAVVMVRFGRFRGSNGFAFMLTAPLVMPDVITGLSLLLLFVALGHAIGWPAERGMFTIWLAHVTFCTAYVTVVISARLRELDRSIEEAAMDLGANPLKVFFIITVPMIAPALLSGWLLAFTLSLDDLVIASFVAGPGSTTLPMLVFSSVRMGVNPQINALASLILLVVGIIGFIAWWFMARAEKQRYRDMQKARRG, translated from the coding sequence GTGAATAATTTACCTGTCGTTCGCTCACCGTGGCGTATTGTGATTTTGGTGCTGTGCTTTACGTTCCTCTATGCGCCGATGCTGATGCTGGTGATCTACTCGTTCAACAGTTCCAAGCTGGTGACCGTATGGGCTGGCTGGTCAGCACGCTGGTACGTCGAACTGTTCCACAATACGGCGATGATCAGCGCGGTGCTCCTGAGCCTGACGATTGCCGCCGCCTCGGCAACGATGGCTGTGATTCTTGGGACGATCGCCGCCGTGGTCATGGTGCGTTTTGGCCGTTTCCGTGGATCCAATGGATTTGCTTTTATGCTGACAGCACCGCTGGTCATGCCAGATGTCATTACCGGTCTGTCGCTGCTGTTACTCTTTGTTGCACTAGGGCATGCCATTGGGTGGCCAGCAGAGCGAGGCATGTTCACCATCTGGCTGGCGCACGTCACGTTCTGTACCGCCTATGTCACCGTGGTGATCAGCGCTCGCCTGCGTGAGCTTGATCGTTCGATTGAAGAAGCCGCGATGGATCTGGGGGCGAATCCGCTCAAGGTGTTCTTCATTATCACCGTGCCGATGATTGCTCCCGCACTGCTTTCCGGCTGGCTGCTAGCGTTTACGCTGTCGCTGGACGATCTGGTTATCGCCAGCTTTGTCGCAGGGCCTGGCTCGACAACGTTGCCAATGCTGGTGTTCTCCAGCGTCAGAATGGGCGTTAATCCACAAATTAACGCATTGGCTTCCCTGATATTGTTAGTCGTTGGTATTATTGGGTTTATTGCTTGGTGGTTTATGGCGAGAGCAGAGAAGCAGCGTTATCGTGATATGCAAAAAGCGAGACGCGGCTGA
- the potF gene encoding spermidine/putrescine ABC transporter substrate-binding protein PotF, with product MFTQRKKWLSGVVTGLLMAASVTASAEEKTLHVYNWSDYIAPNTLANFQKETGIKVVYDVFDSNEVLEGKLMAGSTGFDLVVPSASFLERQLSAGVFQPLDKSKLPNYKNLDPELMKLIAQHDPDNKYALPYLWATTGIGYNVEKVKAALGADAPVNSWDLVLKPENLEKLKSCGVSFLDAPEEIFATVLNYQGKDPNSTKPGDYTTSATDLLLKLRPSIRYFHSSQYINDLANGDICVAVGWAGDILQAGNRAKEAKNGVNIQYSIPKEGALAFFDVLAIPKDAKNLDEAYAFLDYLMKPEVMAEISNHVYYASGNLASLPLVNEEIRNNPGVYPPADVRAKLFTLKVQSPQIDRTRTRAWTKVKSGK from the coding sequence ATGTTCACCCAACGTAAAAAATGGCTATCGGGTGTTGTTACCGGCTTGCTGATGGCCGCGTCCGTCACCGCATCTGCGGAAGAGAAAACGCTGCATGTTTATAACTGGTCCGACTATATCGCACCGAACACGTTAGCCAATTTCCAGAAAGAAACCGGCATTAAGGTTGTCTACGATGTGTTTGACTCCAACGAAGTGTTGGAAGGCAAACTCATGGCGGGCAGCACGGGTTTTGATCTGGTGGTTCCTTCTGCCAGCTTCCTTGAGCGCCAACTCTCTGCGGGAGTTTTTCAGCCATTAGACAAGAGCAAACTACCGAATTACAAAAATCTGGATCCTGAGCTGATGAAGCTGATTGCGCAGCACGATCCGGATAATAAATATGCCTTACCTTACCTGTGGGCGACCACGGGCATTGGTTACAACGTTGAGAAAGTGAAAGCGGCACTGGGTGCTGATGCACCGGTTAACAGCTGGGATTTGGTGCTGAAGCCAGAGAATCTGGAAAAGCTGAAAAGCTGCGGCGTATCTTTCCTGGATGCCCCGGAAGAGATCTTCGCGACCGTGTTGAACTATCAGGGTAAAGATCCGAATAGTACCAAACCGGGTGATTACACCACGTCTGCGACCGATCTGTTGCTGAAACTGCGTCCGAGTATTCGTTACTTCCATTCGTCGCAATACATCAACGATCTGGCAAACGGCGATATCTGCGTCGCGGTAGGCTGGGCGGGTGACATTTTGCAGGCAGGAAACCGTGCGAAAGAAGCGAAAAACGGGGTGAATATCCAGTACAGCATTCCGAAAGAAGGCGCATTGGCATTCTTTGATGTCCTCGCGATTCCAAAAGATGCTAAGAATCTTGATGAAGCCTATGCGTTTCTGGATTACCTGATGAAGCCAGAAGTGATGGCGGAAATCAGTAACCACGTGTATTACGCGAGCGGTAATCTGGCTTCCTTGCCGTTGGTGAACGAAGAGATTCGTAACAACCCAGGCGTTTATCCGCCAGCGGATGTGCGTGCCAAACTGTTTACGCTTAAAGTGCAATCTCCTCAGATTGACCGTACGCGTACTCGTGCATGGACTAAGGTTAAAAGCGGCAAGTAG
- the artJ gene encoding arginine ABC transporter substrate-binding protein, which translates to MKKLVLATLLAGIAFSATAADTIRFASSATYPPFESLDASNEIVGFDMDLAKALCKQMQATCTFTNQAFDSLIPALKFRRYDAVISGMDITPERSKQVAFTQPYYANSAVVIAQKGKFSDFAAMKGKRIGMENGTTHQKYMHDKHPEVQTVSYDSYQNAVLDLKNGRIDGVFGDTAVVNEWIKTNPELATVGEHVTDAEYFGTGLGIAVRPDDKALLEKLNKALDAIKADGTYKSINDKWFPQ; encoded by the coding sequence ATGAAAAAATTAGTGCTCGCCACGTTACTGGCAGGAATTGCCTTCAGCGCCACCGCCGCAGACACCATCCGTTTTGCGTCATCAGCCACCTACCCACCATTTGAGTCGCTGGATGCCAGTAACGAAATCGTCGGTTTCGATATGGATCTGGCGAAAGCGCTGTGTAAGCAAATGCAAGCGACTTGTACGTTCACCAATCAGGCGTTTGACAGCCTGATCCCTGCACTGAAATTCCGCCGCTATGACGCAGTGATTTCCGGTATGGACATCACGCCAGAGCGTAGCAAGCAGGTCGCGTTCACACAGCCTTACTATGCCAACTCAGCCGTGGTTATCGCGCAAAAAGGGAAATTCAGCGACTTCGCTGCGATGAAAGGCAAACGTATCGGGATGGAAAACGGCACCACGCACCAGAAATACATGCACGATAAGCACCCGGAAGTGCAAACCGTTTCTTATGATAGCTACCAGAACGCGGTACTGGACCTGAAGAATGGCCGTATTGATGGCGTATTCGGGGATACCGCCGTCGTCAACGAGTGGATTAAGACGAACCCTGAACTGGCAACGGTTGGCGAACATGTGACTGACGCAGAATACTTCGGCACCGGACTGGGCATCGCCGTTCGTCCCGATGACAAAGCACTGCTGGAGAAGTTGAATAAAGCGCTGGATGCCATCAAAGCTGACGGCACGTATAAAAGCATTAACGACAAGTGGTTCCCGCAATAA
- the rlmC gene encoding 23S rRNA (uracil(747)-C(5))-methyltransferase RlmC: MHCARYSTGTCRSCQWLEKAYPQQLSDKQQHLEDLLQSHAVQRWLPVQPSTQSAFRNKAKMVVSGSVERPLLGMLHRDGTAVDLCDCPLYPPSFAPVFDVLKVFIARAGLTPYNVERRRGELKYLLLTESTQHGTFMLRFVLRSETKLAQLRTALPWIQQQLPQLEVISANIQPVHQAIMEGKTEIILSDAAALAEQFNQVPLYIRPQSFFQTNPQVAASLYATAREWVAELTITSMWDLFCGVGGFGLHCVSSEMRLTGIEISAEAIACARRSAEQLGLTQVEFQALDSTQFATGKAEIPDLVLVNPPRRGIGSELCAYLSRMAPDYILYSSCNAESMAKDMTELANYRALRVQLFDMFPHTAHYEVLTLLKRIDD; the protein is encoded by the coding sequence ATGCATTGTGCCCGCTACAGTACGGGAACCTGTCGTTCCTGCCAATGGTTGGAAAAAGCCTACCCGCAGCAATTGTCTGATAAGCAACAGCATCTTGAAGATTTGCTGCAATCACATGCTGTGCAGCGCTGGTTGCCCGTGCAACCTTCTACGCAGTCTGCCTTTCGTAATAAAGCCAAAATGGTGGTGAGTGGTAGCGTGGAACGCCCGCTGCTGGGGATGCTGCATCGCGATGGAACGGCGGTGGATCTCTGCGACTGCCCGCTTTATCCGCCTAGCTTCGCGCCAGTTTTTGACGTGCTTAAAGTGTTCATCGCCCGTGCGGGGTTGACGCCTTATAACGTGGAGCGCCGCCGTGGGGAACTGAAATATTTGCTGCTGACGGAAAGTACGCAGCACGGTACGTTCATGCTGCGCTTTGTCTTGCGCTCGGAAACCAAGCTGGCGCAGCTGCGAACTGCATTGCCATGGATACAGCAGCAGTTGCCCCAGCTTGAGGTCATATCCGCCAACATTCAACCTGTGCATCAGGCGATTATGGAAGGGAAGACGGAGATTATCCTGAGTGACGCAGCCGCGCTGGCTGAACAATTCAATCAGGTGCCGCTGTATATCCGTCCGCAAAGCTTTTTCCAGACGAACCCGCAGGTGGCAGCCTCGCTGTATGCGACGGCACGCGAGTGGGTGGCAGAATTAACTATTACCAGCATGTGGGATCTGTTTTGCGGGGTAGGCGGGTTTGGCCTGCACTGTGTGTCATCTGAGATGCGTCTGACGGGTATTGAAATCAGTGCTGAGGCGATAGCCTGTGCGCGTCGTTCTGCTGAGCAGCTCGGTTTAACTCAGGTGGAGTTTCAGGCGTTGGATTCAACACAGTTTGCTACAGGTAAAGCGGAAATTCCCGATCTGGTGTTGGTCAATCCGCCGCGCCGCGGTATCGGCAGCGAACTGTGCGCCTACCTGAGTCGCATGGCACCAGACTATATTCTCTATTCCAGCTGTAACGCTGAAAGCATGGCGAAAGATATGACGGAATTGGCGAATTACCGTGCGCTGCGCGTACAACTGTTCGATATGTTCCCGCATACGGCGCACTACGAAGTGCTGACGTTACTGAAGCGCATTGATGACTAG
- the artP gene encoding arginine ABC transporter ATP-binding protein ArtP, producing the protein MSIQLNGINCFYGTYQALFDITLDCPAGETLVLLGPSGAGKSSLIRVLNLLEMPRSGKLSIAGNQFDFQRTPSDSAIRELRQNVGMVFQQYNLWPHLTVVQNLIEAPCRVLGLSKEEAKARADKLLTRLRLNDFADRFPLHLSGGQQQRVAIARALMMEPQVLLFDEPTAALDPEITAQVVNIIRELAQTGITQVIVTHEVEFARKTASRVVYMENGRIVEQGDATHFTQPQTPEFAGYLSH; encoded by the coding sequence ATGAGTATTCAACTAAACGGCATTAACTGTTTCTACGGCACATACCAGGCGCTATTTGATATCACCCTCGATTGTCCTGCGGGTGAAACGCTGGTGCTTCTTGGTCCCAGCGGGGCAGGAAAGAGCTCGCTGATACGCGTTCTTAATCTGTTGGAAATGCCACGTTCTGGCAAGCTTTCCATCGCCGGTAATCAGTTTGATTTTCAGCGCACGCCATCCGACAGCGCGATCCGTGAGTTGCGTCAGAACGTCGGAATGGTGTTCCAGCAATATAATTTGTGGCCGCATTTGACCGTGGTGCAAAACCTGATTGAAGCGCCCTGCCGCGTGCTGGGGCTGAGTAAAGAAGAAGCCAAAGCGCGAGCGGACAAACTGCTGACGCGCCTGCGCCTCAATGACTTTGCCGATCGCTTCCCTCTCCATCTTTCTGGTGGACAGCAACAGCGTGTCGCGATTGCCCGTGCGCTGATGATGGAACCTCAGGTTCTGCTATTTGATGAACCCACTGCCGCGCTGGATCCAGAGATTACAGCTCAGGTCGTCAATATCATCCGTGAATTAGCGCAAACCGGCATTACGCAGGTCATCGTTACTCATGAAGTCGAATTTGCCCGTAAAACGGCCAGCCGGGTGGTTTATATGGAAAACGGCCGCATCGTTGAACAAGGGGATGCGACGCACTTTACCCAGCCGCAGACGCCTGAATTCGCTGGTTATTTATCACATTGA
- the potG gene encoding putrescine ABC transporter ATP-binding subunit PotG — MNDAIPRPQSKPQKAATPLLEVRNLTKSFDGQAAVDDVSLTIYKGEIFALLGASGCGKSTLLRMLAGFELPTQGQIVLDGQDLSLVPPYQRPINMMFQSYALFPHMTVEKNIAFGLKQDKLPRAEIKDRVEEMLSLVHMQEFANRKPHQLSGGQRQRVALARSLAKRPKLLLLDEPMGALDKKLRDRMQLEVVDILERVGVTCVMVTHDQEEAMTMAGRIAIMNRGKFVQIGEPEEIYEHPNTRFSAEFIGSVNMFEGILQERQDDALIIKSPGLVHPLKVDSDVSVVDGVPVYIALRPEKIMLCEEVPADGCNFAVGEVVHIAYLGDLSIYHVRLNSGQTISAQLQNAYRYRKGTPTWGDEVRLCWDADSCVVLTV, encoded by the coding sequence GTGAATGACGCGATCCCCCGCCCTCAATCAAAACCCCAAAAAGCGGCCACGCCGCTGCTGGAAGTGCGTAACCTGACGAAATCGTTCGATGGTCAGGCCGCCGTTGATGATGTCAGCCTGACGATTTATAAAGGCGAAATTTTTGCACTACTGGGCGCTTCTGGCTGTGGGAAATCCACGCTGCTGCGTATGCTGGCGGGTTTTGAGCTTCCCACGCAGGGGCAGATTGTTCTGGATGGCCAGGATTTGTCATTGGTGCCGCCTTACCAGCGTCCCATCAATATGATGTTCCAGTCTTATGCGCTGTTCCCACATATGACAGTGGAAAAGAATATCGCGTTTGGTCTGAAACAGGACAAACTGCCGCGCGCAGAAATTAAAGATCGTGTGGAAGAGATGCTGTCGCTGGTGCACATGCAGGAGTTCGCCAATCGTAAACCGCATCAGCTTTCCGGCGGACAGCGTCAGCGTGTTGCGCTAGCTCGTAGTCTGGCGAAGCGTCCCAAACTGCTGCTGCTGGACGAACCCATGGGGGCGCTGGACAAAAAATTACGCGACCGTATGCAGCTTGAAGTCGTCGATATTCTGGAACGCGTGGGCGTGACCTGCGTGATGGTGACGCACGATCAGGAAGAAGCCATGACCATGGCGGGTCGTATTGCCATTATGAATCGTGGGAAATTCGTACAGATTGGTGAACCGGAAGAGATTTATGAACACCCGAACACGCGTTTTAGTGCGGAGTTCATCGGCTCGGTTAATATGTTTGAAGGGATCTTGCAGGAGCGTCAGGACGATGCGCTGATCATTAAAAGCCCCGGACTGGTGCATCCGCTGAAGGTGGATTCGGATGTCTCGGTGGTCGATGGTGTCCCGGTCTACATCGCGTTGCGTCCTGAAAAAATCATGCTGTGCGAAGAGGTTCCGGCCGATGGCTGTAACTTTGCGGTAGGGGAAGTTGTTCATATCGCCTATCTGGGCGACTTGTCGATTTACCACGTCAGGCTCAACAGCGGGCAAACTATTAGCGCGCAGTTACAAAATGCCTACCGCTATCGCAAAGGCACGCCGACCTGGGGAGATGAGGTTCGGCTGTGTTGGGATGCGGATAGCTGTGTGGTTCTGACGGTGTAG
- the potH gene encoding putrescine ABC transporter permease PotH: MTLFPEHNTAEPPGKARLWLRVLMARWRQKHGRKLVIALPYLWLLLLFMLPFLIVFKISLAEMARAIPPYTDLVSWLDGKLDISLNLGNYLHLLDDPLYFDAYMQSLQVAAVSTLCCLFIGYPLAWAVAHSKPSTRNILLLLVILPSWTSFLIRVYAWMGILKNNGILNNFLLWLGVIDEPLVILHTNLAVYIGVVYSYLPFMVLPIYTALMRLDYSLVEASLDLGARPLKTFFSVIVPLTKGGIIAGSMLVFIPAVGEYVIPELLGGPDSIMIGRILWQEFFNNRDWPVASAVAVVMLLLLIMPIIWFHKHQSKTAEGEA, encoded by the coding sequence ATGACTCTATTTCCCGAACATAACACGGCGGAACCACCGGGCAAGGCCAGACTCTGGCTCCGTGTGCTGATGGCACGCTGGCGTCAAAAACATGGGCGCAAGCTGGTCATCGCGCTGCCGTATCTGTGGCTGCTGCTGCTGTTCATGCTGCCGTTCCTGATCGTGTTCAAAATCAGTCTTGCAGAGATGGCGCGGGCGATCCCGCCTTATACCGATCTGGTCTCGTGGCTGGACGGCAAGCTGGATATTTCCCTGAACCTTGGGAACTATCTGCATTTGTTGGACGATCCGCTGTATTTCGATGCCTATATGCAATCGCTTCAGGTTGCAGCCGTGTCGACACTGTGCTGTCTGTTCATCGGCTACCCGCTGGCCTGGGCGGTGGCGCACAGTAAACCGTCAACGCGTAATATCCTGTTGTTGCTGGTGATTCTTCCATCGTGGACATCATTCCTGATTCGCGTCTACGCCTGGATGGGGATTCTGAAAAATAACGGTATCCTGAATAATTTCCTGCTGTGGCTGGGCGTGATCGATGAACCGCTGGTCATTCTGCACACCAATTTGGCGGTGTATATCGGTGTCGTGTATTCCTATCTGCCGTTTATGGTGTTGCCGATCTATACCGCGCTGATGCGTCTGGACTATTCGTTAGTGGAAGCGTCGTTGGATTTAGGCGCACGACCGCTGAAAACCTTCTTCAGCGTGATCGTTCCCTTAACGAAAGGCGGAATTATTGCGGGCTCAATGCTGGTCTTCATCCCTGCGGTAGGGGAGTACGTGATTCCAGAACTGCTCGGCGGGCCAGACAGCATCATGATTGGCCGTATTCTGTGGCAGGAATTCTTTAATAACCGCGATTGGCCTGTGGCATCTGCCGTTGCCGTCGTCATGCTGCTACTGTTGATTATGCCGATTATCTGGTTCCACAAACATCAGAGTAAAACGGCGGAGGGTGAAGCGTGA
- a CDS encoding YbjN domain-containing protein: MDSLIVPDLAMLRRWLDQLNILYFECDSCQALHLPHMQNFDGVFDAKVDLVDNVILFSALAEVKPSALIPLVGDLSQINASSLTVKAFIDVQDDNLPKLIVCQSFSVAAGMTLEQFRHFMQQSEEQISMVILEASANNLLFIGEEEEGSAARVTTSHLH, from the coding sequence ATGGATTCACTCATCGTCCCGGATTTGGCTATGCTACGGCGGTGGCTGGACCAACTGAATATTCTGTATTTCGAATGTGATTCCTGTCAGGCGCTCCATCTTCCTCATATGCAAAATTTTGATGGTGTGTTCGATGCGAAAGTTGATCTGGTAGATAACGTAATCCTGTTTTCCGCACTTGCCGAAGTGAAGCCCAGCGCGTTGATTCCTCTGGTCGGCGACCTGAGCCAAATCAATGCCAGTTCGTTGACCGTCAAGGCATTTATCGACGTTCAGGACGATAACCTGCCGAAGCTGATCGTCTGCCAGTCATTCAGTGTGGCCGCTGGCATGACGCTGGAACAATTCAGGCATTTCATGCAGCAGTCTGAAGAGCAGATCTCAATGGTGATCCTTGAGGCCAGTGCTAATAATCTGCTGTTTATCGGTGAGGAAGAAGAGGGCTCTGCTGCCAGAGTCACTACCTCACATCTGCATTGA